The Methanomassiliicoccales archaeon DNA segment GCGATCAGGCCGATGGCGATAAGGAGTATCGCCCATCGCCTGGCGATGCCTGACGCGATAGCCAGGACGACACCGCCGCCGATCGCGAGGTAGTACCAGGGCAGGGACAGCGACGGCACGGTCGACGTGTTGGTGATCGACAGAGGACCGGGTAGCACAAGGACATGGTCGCCGGATGTCTGGTTGATGGGTCGATCACCATCGCTGGTGGTCCCGCCACCTTGGTTCTGATCTGCCTGGGGAGTGGTAGTGACACCGGCCGGCGAATAGGCGAACGACTTGAAGACCGCCTCCGCCTGGCCGGATGTCGGCTTCAGGTAATGCCAGAAGTTGGCGCAGGCGTAAACACCGGTCGCGTCCCGGACCTGATCGGCCCTCCAGCTTTCTATTACATGGCCGCCCTCGATAACGGCGAAAGCGATATAGGACCGCTCCCAATCGATGCGGAAAGTTACGTCGGCATTGGTGTAATCCAGCGAGAACAACAGGTGAGTGTTAGCCGAATTGGGCTGGACCCAGAAATCATAATTGCTACCGTCCGGGTCACCCCACATCGCCTGTTCTATGTCAGCCTCGTGCCAGTTCTCTTCAACGCCCAGATCGGAGAGATAAGGATACATGCCGATGACGCCGTTCGGATGGATCTGATGGACGCCGGCCATCACCCAGGTGTAATTGCCGTAACCGCAGGGCTGATATGAGATAATCCCGGAATCGACATAGCCAGATTGCACCAGATGAAGCCAGCCGTTGCCGTCGATCCAGACGTAATCGGGATCATAGGCCGACCAGTCCATCGCCCACCATGTTCTGCCAGACCAAGAGAAATCAGGTCCGTGCATGGTCGAGTTGTTGGGCCAGGTCTGGGCGGCGGCGGGAGAGGATATCGTCACCATGAGCAGGACGATCCCGAGCGCAAGCAACGTGTCCTTCACCTTCAAGGCGAACGCCCCCTCAGCATGACGGAATGAGGCAGGACCCGCGCGAAGATGAAAAGGCCAGATCCATCGATGGCCTTAAGCCTACGATGCTCCCTAATCACCTCAGCTCTAGACTGGCGAAGTATCAGATGGCGTTGCTTGTCCTTTTTCAGTTTGTAGATCAGGACGTAGGGGCTCACGATGCGCCCCCGTGGACCACTTGGATCGGTATCTCGGTGTACCCCTGATCGGTGTACACGACGTTGACCGTGTCGCCTGGCAGAAGCGCACCCATCCGGCTGACGGACGGATCCATATAACCAGCCATGAATCCGAGCGCACCATCATCCCCGTTCAAGGCCACGGTATCGCCGGGCAATGTGAGCGTTTTCGACGCACCCGGCGCTATCTTGACCGTCTGAGAGCTCCCAGTTGGCCTTTCCGTTACCAGCATGTCATGATACTGATCGCCGGAAAGGTAGGTCACCTTGACCGTTTTCGTCGTGACCCCTTGAGCGTTATCGATGTTCAGGGTCACATGCTTTTCATTATCTGGATCCAGTAGTTTTTCGTTGTAGGCTACGAACCCGCCCGCCATTACCAATGCTAAAATTATGACTAGTGCCAATACTTTCATAGAAATCTCTCCCTGATGTTGGATCTCATTTGCCGCCCTCCATGTAAAAGTCAGACATCCACTTCCCCATGTCCTGAGGGATTGGCTTGCGGTAGTACCGCATGATCGTGGCCAGCGAATCGCCGGTGACGTACCGGACCTCATCGATGGTCACGTTCCGGATAGCCGCCAGCGAGACGTAGGTGTGCCGGAGGTCATGCCAGCTGGGCCAGCCCTCGATCTTGCACTTGACGCACAGGTCCTTGAGCAGCTGGTCGAAGCTCTTGACCGAGAGCGGTTTGGCCGGGTCACGTCCCGGAAACAGCGGCGAATCACCTTTGATCTTAGCGGTGTTGATGTAAAGGCTGACCTGCTCGGCGAGTTGCGGAGTGATGCCGATCTTGCGGGCCTCCTTCTTTTTGACGTCCCACTTCATTGCGGTGCGGAAACGGAAGTCAAAGTTGGTCGGCCGCCAA contains these protein-coding regions:
- a CDS encoding site-specific integrase, translated to MRHKMENEIDVFSSEQLREIIKAADSLRDRCAIGLGVEAACRVTEMQYWRPTNFDFRFRTAMKWDVKKKEARKIGITPQLAEQVSLYINTAKIKGDSPLFPGRDPAKPLSVKSFDQLLKDLCVKCKIEGWPSWHDLRHTYVSLAAIRNVTIDEVRYVTGDSLATIMRYYRKPIPQDMGKWMSDFYMEGGK